The genomic window ATTGTCTAAACTTAAAAATATCATTAAGGATATTAACAATAATGAAGATTTAGAAAATGTTAAGGTCTCCCTTTTAGAAAAATTTTACGAACTTCAGCAATTAGACAAACATTATAAAATTAAAGAAAATATCGTATTTCCTATCTTTGAAAAAAGCTATCCTGAATACAAATGTGTATTAATTATGTGGTCTGAACACGATGATGTTAGAAATACTCTAAAGCAACTTATAGATAAAATAAAAAATAACAGTTTAACTGTGGAAAAGTTTCATAAACTAATCGGCAAATTATTTTTCGATATTTATTCTTTAATACATAGGGAATCAAATATTTTATATCCGTTACTTTATCAACTTATAAATGAAAAAAAACAATCAGAAATGCTCAAAGAATGCATTGAACTTGGGCTTATTAATAATAACAACTTAGAAATAACGGATAATAAAAATTTAAATTTTAACGATGGAATTATTGAACTTGAAACAGGAAATTTAAGCCTACAGCAATTATCAGCAATATTCAATAACCTGCCTGTCGATATAACCTTTATTGACGACAAAGATGAAGTTAAATACTTTTCAAATCCTAAAG from Deferrivibrio essentukiensis includes these protein-coding regions:
- a CDS encoding PAS domain-containing protein, with translation LSKLKNIIKDINNNEDLENVKVSLLEKFYELQQLDKHYKIKENIVFPIFEKSYPEYKCVLIMWSEHDDVRNTLKQLIDKIKNNSLTVEKFHKLIGKLFFDIYSLIHRESNILYPLLYQLINEKKQSEMLKECIELGLINNNNLEITDNKNLNFNDGIIELETGNLSLQQLSAIFNNLPVDITFIDDKDEVKYFSNPKDRVFIRTKSVIGRKVQNCHPQKSLHTVENILNAFKKGDKDKADFWINMQGKMVYIKYFAVRDKDGKYIGTLEVTQDITEIKKIEGEKRLLDWS